In the Planctomycetota bacterium genome, GCAGCGCGTCCTGGTGCGCCTGGTGCTGGTGGATCGGGAGGAACAGCAGGCAGCGTTCGCGCGGGCGCGGGAACTGGCGCCGGAACTCGTGGCGCAACTGGAGCAGGGGGATCTTTTGCGCCGGGCGGAGCGGCTTCGCGAGGGCCTGGCGCTGGCGCGCTGAAGCACGTCTGCGGTCGCATTTTCCACCGTCTTTTCCGTGGCGCCCAAAGACCGCTTGAAAGCAGGCAGGGGTCGGCGTACGATACGCCCCGGCCCAGGCTGCACGGGGGGAATCCAGGAGACCAGGCGGATGACCAGACAGAACCCGACGGGCGGGCTGGACCTCGACGCGCTGTACGAGGCGGTGGTTTCGTGGTTTGCGCCCGAGGTCCTGGAGGCCGTGGCCGGTCCGGCGGAAACGGAAACCGAGCGGATCGCGCGGGCGTGGCTGGCGAAGGGCGGGAAGCGTTGGCGGCCTTTCCTGGCGGCGTGCGCGTTTCTTTCGTTTCAGAGGCGGCGCGAAGGCGAAGACCCCATCCCGAAGGGACCTTCGGTCCGAAAGGGGGGCGAGGCGCCCGAGGACCTGCGGAAGGCGGCCGTCGCGGTCGAGTGTTTTCACAAGGCCTCCCTCATCCACGATGACATCGAGGACGGCGACGGGGAGCGCTACGGTGCGAAGTCGCTGCACGCGCAGTATGGCGTGCCGATCGCGCTGAATGCGGGGGACTTTCTGCTGGGCGAGGGGTACCGGCTGATCGGCGAGATCGGCGTTGCGGACGGGGCGAAGGTACAGATGGTGCGCGCCGCGGCGCGGGGCCATCGGAGCCTCTGCATCGGCCAGGGCGAGGAACTGATGGCGAAGCGGGCGCGCCGGCCGGTGGCCCCGGCGCGGGTGATCGAGATCTTCCGCATGAAGACGGCGCCGGCGTTCGAGGTGGCGCTGCGGGTTGGGACGACGCTGGCGGGGGCCGGCGAGGACCTTTGGCCGGCGCTCGCGCGGTACGGCGAGGCGCTGGGCATCGCGTACCAGATACGGGACGACCTCGCGGACTGGTCGGCGGGTGCGGCGCCCGGTCCCGGCACGCCTCGCGGCGATGCGGGCACGCCGGGAGAGGGGGGGCAGCCTTCGATCCTCTTGAGCCTGGCCGAGGAGCGGGCGACGGGTGAGACGAAACGGTTTCTGGAGGCGGCCGGGCGCGGTTCGCTCGCGGCGGAGGGATCGTCCGGTCGGCTGGCGCAGGTGCTCGCGGACCTCGGCGTCGAGGAATCGGCGCGGCGGTTGCTGGATCGCTACCGTCGCGAGGCGGTGACGGCCCTCGAGCCGCTCCCGAGCGAGGGCCTGCGGAACGTGCTGGAACGCGTCGTCGGCAAAATGTTCGCCGGCGAGGGGGCCCGATGTGCGGCGGCCCTCTGATTCGTTCTTGTCCGTTGTGGGATGTTTCATATCGCTTGGCTTTGCGGAACCCTTGGCCGACGAAAACGCTTCGATTTGACTTTGGTCAAGGAAACGATCCGACCTCGGTGCGAGAATAACGGAGGAGGGGCGGCACGTCGCCGGCCAGGAGGATCTGGGATGGCCATCAGCCAGTGCCCGGGCCAGGACAAACGGTTCTGGAAGCCGGACGACATTTTTGAGAGTCCGTGCCCGGAGTGCGGGGCGGCGATCGAGTTCTGGAAAGACGATGTGCGCCGGCGGTGCCGCGGATGCGGGGCGACGGTGGCGAACCCGCGGTTCGACATGGGCTGCGCGGCCTGGTGCAAGTTCGCGGAGCAATGCCTGGGCGCGTCGGCGACCTTTTTCCTTCAAGCGGAACGTCCCCAACCCCGCAGGATGCTGCGCAGGGGCAGGCCCACCGGGCGAGACTCGAGCCGTTCGAACCGCGCGTAAGTCGTTTTCCGAACGCACAGCAAAAAACCGGGCGGCCACTTTTTGGTGGCCGCCCGGCTCGTTTTCATTTGGGGGGTCACTCTTTCGGTCGGGTCAGGGTGATGCATTCCTTGACCGGCAGGCGCATGTCCATCGGCAGGCCGAAATCCTGGTGGTCCAGGAACTCGCCGCCCGCCCCCGCCACGCGGCCGACCGCGAACACCATGAATGCGATGTCGCAGGCCCGCCGCACGGTCATCCGCTTTTCCTTCAGGGTCTTCCAGCACAGGCCGAGCACCACCGAGGCGATCGCCCCGTCGAGGTTGACCGCCCAGACGTTCCTGGCGATGCCTACCTCTTTCAGTCGCCGGGCCAGCCGGTGATAGAACTCCAGGAAGATGTTCGACAGGCCCTTGTCCTTCAGGTATGCGGCAATGACCTGTTCCCGCGGGTCATAGTTGACCGGGTCGTCCTTGAACACGGGGTGTCCGAGGCACGGAATGCGTTCGTAATCGGTCCCCGCCTCTTTGGCGGCCAG is a window encoding:
- a CDS encoding polyprenyl synthetase family protein — protein: MTRQNPTGGLDLDALYEAVVSWFAPEVLEAVAGPAETETERIARAWLAKGGKRWRPFLAACAFLSFQRRREGEDPIPKGPSVRKGGEAPEDLRKAAVAVECFHKASLIHDDIEDGDGERYGAKSLHAQYGVPIALNAGDFLLGEGYRLIGEIGVADGAKVQMVRAAARGHRSLCIGQGEELMAKRARRPVAPARVIEIFRMKTAPAFEVALRVGTTLAGAGEDLWPALARYGEALGIAYQIRDDLADWSAGAAPGPGTPRGDAGTPGEGGQPSILLSLAEERATGETKRFLEAAGRGSLAAEGSSGRLAQVLADLGVEESARRLLDRYRREAVTALEPLPSEGLRNVLERVVGKMFAGEGARCAAAL